TCTCTATATTGTAGTTTCTTCTCAGTTTACGAATCTTAGAAAAAAGAGAGAATTTTTGACTTAGCATATACTCAAAATGTTGTTCTGCACATCAAGAAACAACTAAATTAGCATGTCCACAGTAACGTAGGTCCGATTTCCCCCAAACAATTGCAACAATTCTTGTGAATTAATTATACACTACTGCAATTAAGTTTTTTACTCATGCTGAAGGCATACGAATGTCGCGCTCTCCCAAAAAATTTACTTCCGGGTCCAAGCCTCATTCACGGAATAGACATAGCCTAATCGAAGGAAGATGGTTAGGACGTTTTACTAAAAAGAAATAATACGGGCCGGCCTCTGTGacggagcggttcaaggcgcttcagttcggaaccccgctgctgctaccgtcgcaggttcgaatcctgcctcgggtacggatgtgtgtgatgtcgttaggttaatgagctttaagtagttctaagtctgatgacctcagatgttaaatcccgtagtgctcagagccatttgaaccattttttcaattaaTACGACATGGAAAGTTTTCATGTAACTTCGTTGTTCTCGCATCCCTGTCTGTTTGTTCGAACGGATAATGAAACAAGAAACACGGTAATAATTTGCTGTGTTTCACTTTTGTAATTAGTCACAATGCATTTAAGGGTCGGCCCTCCGTCTCCGCTGATAGGTGAAACGcacaattctttttgatagtttgtGAAAGAGAATAAAAAATATTGGAACGTCTTCTACTTTTGCCGTAAATAGACAATaggttaaaattgaaacaaatgagccctcggtcacaattttttagtcttatttaccaggtttcaacacttctaagagtgcctttatCATAATTTAGACttttaaagtggtctataacataattacaaatttgtgggaagaaaacaatttttacataaaaaagtgtaagtactgtcaTGTTCGCCTCCAGCGCTTGTTAACGCGGGCGTCTagtccgttgcaacctgtggctatacaggtatgagcagcccttagaggctcgccttcacacattccttttaagtactttgtgactgaagcccttctggcctgttatttattttagacGTGACATGTAAGTgctgtctctgtcttgtatcattagtcagtacttacacttttttatataaacattttttttcttcccacaaaattgtaattatgttatggaccactttaaatgtctaaattctgatgaaggcactcgtaGAAGTGTTCAAACCtggtaaataaaactaaaaaattgtgaccgaggactcatttgtttcaatttcaatttctaaacggtcactgaaccaagcagccatgttcaaaactttgcgATAGAGAACAGGTTTCGAATTGAAAAAGAAGAGACCAGAGCAGTTAAGGGAGCTGATTCTACTTCTTATTAGAAGTGTAAGAATCAACCCGCGGCCATGGTATGCTGTTAACTAAAGTGCTGTAAAGCTGTCATCAATTCGAAGCCCATGATGGCTCCAGACATGTTTTCGGCCtataatcttattgactggagtattATTGCAGACACACACTGATCAATTTTGTTTATTAGAAATAGTATCTGACGCGTTGCGACGGTATCATTGCGATACTATAACTGCGTGATGTAGATCATAGTATTACTCAGTATGGTGAGCAATCGGCTAAACCATTTACCCACCCAAGAAAGCTTCCACAACCGGCTCAAAACTTCAGTGTCACTCATGGTCTTCTCCCGTTACCTCTAAACGCTCAACCGTTTATCAATGTAGTATGTGGGATTAGCATAACTTGGGGAACGGATGTGAACTGAAGTGCCAAAATTCACGTAAGATTTTTCCCATGCGAATATGTGCCGTGAATGTTGCGGCTGCATGCGCTATATGACATGTGCGtagaaaaaagtgtgtgtgaatttctaagggaccaaactgctgatgtcattagcgctagacttacacactatttaaattaacttatgcgaagaacacacatatacccatgcccgagggaagactcgaacctgcggcgggaggggccgcgcaatccgtgacatggcgcctgaaaccgctcggccactccgcgcagcagtgTGCGTATACACCATACCTGAATAGTCTGTTGTGCACAGGTGCATGGTGAACATGGCATGATGCCGTAGTTGACCGAGTTTGAACAAGAGGTCATAACGGGTGCAAACGagacctacgagaaagacaggctgtggcgcgtagtcacagcacgtgacactgcaggtcttgcgAGTGACAGCAGTCGTCTCCGGCAGGGAGGGAATAACTGTTTCAAGCGAGTTTAACAATTCTTTAcagggtaccttttcaattacatactgatttcctgccttcgctgtggccgagcggttctaagtgcatCAGtcatgaaccgcgctgctgctacggtcgcaagttcgaatcctgcctcgggcatggctgtgtgtgatgtccttaggttagttaggtttaagtagttctaggtctaggggattgaagacctcagatgttgagtcccatagtgctaggagccatttgaactgatttcTTGTGAGTCCAGTACGGAGCCGAGCTTTCCCGGACTGTCGCGAacaagcctactagtgtgacgtcacaatttcgttgcagggcccgtataccTAATGGCTCCGAGGTGCTAGACGCATGAGTCATAGCATTTCGCAGATCGTGAATTCCGAGATGAACAGTCTTTAGGATGGTCTTCAATCTGCCACAAACAATGTTTCCGCGGTGTAAATACCGCAAAGTGTTTCACGATAGGACGTCACGTCACCTACGTAGAGCCATGTCTACTGTGAGTCAGATATCCGCTGATTTGAAGGTTGGGCTTCAGAAACCCATTTATAGCAGGACTGTACGGAGGCAAATGCACCGCAGAGGCGTCAGCAGCTAATGAACGACTCGCGTGTTTTTTGTGAGATGTCGACAAAGAAGTCCACGGCTGGAATGGCCCCGCTGACATCGTCACTGGACAATGGAAAGTGGTGGCGGATAGCATTGCCCTATCAAACGCACTTCCAGCTGTACAGAGTTGATGGGCACGTGAAAGTATGGCACATGTTCCATGAAATTATGTACTCTGTATATAAACAAAGTTCTATTTTGACAGGAAATGGCTGAATTAGGGTCAGGACTGTGTTCATAAGATCGGATTGAGGTCCCCTTAATCAGCGTCTAGGGCCAATAGTAGGTTCATGTTGTGTGAATAGTTTTGAGTACCACTCGCATTCCTTTCCGACATCATAAAGGGATTCCTTGTTTCAGCTGGACAATGCAATACAGCTTCGCTCTTTGCAGCCAGGTGGCTTGATGGGGACTCCAGCCATTTTACGATCATGGTTGGCTGTCCGGATCACCCAAACATAACCCAGTCGAGAATTTATGTGATATTGTTGCTAAGTGTGCACTCCATGAACCCATCACCAATTAAAAGTACAGTTACGGATACCACTGCAATATGTGTGGATCTACATCTCTCCTGAACGATTCCATCGTTTCGTAGGGTCCATGCCTCTACGTGTTACTGCAGTTCTGAGGGCTCGTACAGCAGCTATTAATATCCCATGCAGTGGATTACCATGGCATTTCTCCACTCAGTGCAGTGAGCGGTTTGAGCTGTAGTAAAGACTAAGAGATGTTGCTATCTCTCGAACCATGAAACTAGATCATTCCCACAGATCTTCTAATTTTGCAATAGCTGGATAATGTCGTGTCATTCGCATTAGTGAATTTATGTCAAATTATTTACTTAATTTAAATGTTTCCATGGGTGTTGTCTATTATGTCAACAAATCAAGTTTAATTTGGCAGATAGGCTTAATTATCAATTACTCTTACAATAACGCATGTGATACGGTGAAATGGTACGATAGGACCATTCAGtttacaaactgtaaaaaaaaatattcaaaacggaATTACTAATTTTCGATATGAAAATATTACCATTGACGCAACTGATAAAGAACAATGTTAGATGCAGCTGGTACTAATTACAACGTTCGTGCAAAATCACTGAAAATGAAGCCTAGTGTTGACCAAGAGCCGAACCAGGATCCCGGCCTTTCCTGGATAGTAAGCCATTAAGtacagttatttatttcaagtttctgctacgagtcattttttattttatgtttgatctaacataatgcaacgcgtttcgaacatgttctgttcatcttcaggcgtttatacatacgtatatacatatagagaaatgttacttgaaaataaacagtcttaacctagattaatctagaactctttgtccattattttttactgtagctgcttgtgtggcatttgggggaaggagggggggggcagtgtatgggtagaaatcgaaatcagttacGTCCTACATCTTATCATCTTACTCCTACTGTTCCTCTTCAGCGTCACCGTTTTCGCTGTCACTGTAGATGTCGCTATCCAACCTCCGCAAATTGTTGTTACTTTGCATATCGGCACATCCGGTATATCGTGACTGCAAGTACTCTTCATGCGTTGTGTTTGAAATGCTGTTTGTTAATGCATTTAGTTGTACCCATTGCTCTTCGTTTCTTATTGTGTATACATATACAATATAACTCTGTTTCTGTGTGTTCTAAGTGTAGTGTATATCCATTGCACACATACTGCCCGCATGTACATGTAGGTGTCTGACTCTGACTCACGCTGTTTAAGTGTCAAGTTATGAAACATACGATACCGCGGCTGGGCTCGATATGTTTCATTcccaaccgctcccttatgtcaggggcGAAGTCGTACAGTCtatgtcccttatcacttacatcccactcgctTTGCCATGTATGTTTTAAGGTGATGTGTCGTCTGCACCGGTACACCAGTTATTGTGTATATGATCACCCCATCTTTGACCAGTTCCTTGCGGCTCTGTATTTGGTCTATGGGGCGCATTCGAAACAACAGACACAGTGCATCCAATGAGGTGGTGCCGAATTCCCCAGGTTGGGTCCCTCTCTACCCTCGTCTGACTGATGCTTTCTTGACGACCAGGTTCAGTCTGTGTGGCCTCGCGCTATCTGCGAAGCTGACTACTGAtttgaagagcgcacagtggtatgtcctTATGACTGGTAGGAGTCGTCTGTTTGTTCGGAATTCAGCCTCACCAGCTTATGTAGCACTTTTTTCTGCCTAGACTGTTATTAGTCTTTCGTGTTCATGGAAATTGATATTCTCATCTACGTGTACCCCAAGACGGCACGTAATATGTACTCGTTTAGTGTTTTTGCCCCCTACATTAGGTggaggattcctttggagtgatcattTCAGGAATGTGTATGTTGTTTTGAACAGAACAGCAGATTTAATGGAAGCATGATGTGATCTACATATACCTACATCTagatttacactccgcaagccgcccaacggtgtgtagcggaggaactttacgtgccactgtcatttcctccctttcctgttccagttgcgtatggttcgcgggaagaacgactgccggaaagcctccgtgcacgctcgaatctctctaatcttcAATTCttaatctcctcgggaggcataagtagcgcgaagcaatatattcgataccccatccagaaacgcaccctctcgaaacctggacagcaagctacaccgcaatgcagagcgcctctcttgcagagtctgccacatgagtttgctaaacatctccgtaacgctatcacgcttaccaaatatccctgtgacgaaacgcgccgctcttctttggatcttctctatctcctctgtcaaccagacctggtacgcGTCCCACActcaggtcgaacgagtgttttgtaagccacctcctttgttgatggactacattttctgaggactctcccaatgaatctcaacctggcaaccgctttaccaacaattagttttataccatcattccgcttcaaatcggtccgcacgcatactcccagatattttacagaagtaactgctaccagtgtttgttccgctatcatataatcatacaataaaggattcttctttctatgcattcgcaatgcattatatttgtctacgttaagggtcagttgccactccccgcaccaagtgcctatcggctgcagatcttcctgcatttcgctgcaattttctaatgctgcaacttctctgtatactgcagcatcatccgcgaaaagccgcacagaacttccgacactatctactaggccatttatatatattgcgaaaagcaatggttccataacactcccctgtggcgcgccagatgttactttaacgtctgtagacgtctctccattgagaacaacatgctgtgttctctttgctaaaaactcttcaatccagccacacagctggtctgataatgcgtaggctcttactttgtttatcaggcgacagtgcggaactgtgtcgaatgccttccggaagtcaacgaaaatggcgtctacctgggaccctgcatctaatattttctggatctcatgaacaaataaagcgagttgggtcccacacgatcggaatccatgttgattactacaGGGTAGATTCTGGgtgtccagaaatgacatgatacgcgagttctaaaattctacaaaacagatcgatgtcagagatataggcctatagttttgcgcatctgctcgacaacccttcttgaaaactggaactacctgtactctttcccaatcatttggaacctcccgttcctctagagcagggattcccaacaaaattttctcgaggactccCTGATCGAgcgtgattggtaccttgtcatatcacagtatcaagtacccaaAAAAAGCTAAATTAAAGGTCTTTTTATACgtattctatttttggtacttagaaataaATTGACAtactcattattgaaaaaatattgagcttaaaaacactcatgcaggaagcggccaaaacaaaaaatcggtTATCAtgcgaaatatacagggtgttacaaaaaggtacggccaaactttcaggaaacattcctcacacacaaataaagaaaagatgttatgtggacatgtgtccggaaacgcttatgttccatgttagagctcattttagtttcgtcagtatgtactgtacttcctcgattcactaccagttggcccaattgaaggaaggtaatgttgacttcggtgcttttgttgacatgcgactcattgctctacagtactagcatcaagcacatcaatacgtagcatcaacaggatagtgttcatcacaaacgtggttttgcaatcagtgcaatgtttacagatgcggagttggcagatgcccatttgatgtatggattagcacggggcaatagccgtagcgcggtacgtttgtatcgagacagatttccagaacgaaggcgtcccgacgttcgaagcaattgatcggcgtctcatGGAGcagggaacattccagcctatgactcgcgactggggaagacctataacgacgaggacacctgcaatggacgaggcaattcttcgtgcagttgacgataaccctaatgtcagcgtcagagaagttgctactgtacaaggtagtgttgaccacgtcactgtatggagagtgctacgggagaaccagttgtttctgtaccatgtacagcgtgtgcaggcattatcagcagctgattggcctacacgggtacacttctgcgaatggttaatccaacaatgtgtcaatcctcatttcagtgcaaatgttctctttacggatgaggcttcattccaacgcgatcaaattgtaaattttcacaatcaacatgtgtgggcagacgagaatccgcacacaattgtgcaatcatgtcatcaacacagattttctgtgaacgtttgggcaggcattgttggtagcgtcttgactgggccccatgttctttcatctacgctcaatggagcacgttatcatgatttcatacgggatactctacctgtgctgctagaacatctgcctttacaagtacgacacaacatgtggttcaggcacgatggagctcctgcacattccagtcaaagtgttcgtacgcttctcaacaacagattcggtgaccgatggattggtagaggcggaccaattccatggcctccacgctctcctgccctcaacccccttgacttccatttatgggggcatttgaatgctcttatctacgcaaccccggtaccaaatgtagagactcttcgtgctcgtatagtggacggctgtgatacaatatgccattctccactgctgcatcagcgcatcagggattccatgcgacggagggtggatgcatgtatcctcgctaacggaggacattttgaacatttcctgtaacaaagtgtttgaagtttccattccatgatgaatttgatttgaaaagaagtaataaaatgagctctaacatggaaagtaagcgtttccggacacatgtccacataacatattttctttctttgtgtgtgagggatgtttcctgaaagtttggccgtacgttttttgtaacaccctgtatttaatgtattctttttattctaatagcatcttgcgggcccctctggcatagctcgcggatccTTGGGGTTCCGCgcaccacctgttgggaaccactgctctagggaCTTGCGTTTATATAAATTGATGCTGTAACGTGTGTTTCGAACAGCTAGTGCTGAGCGCCTTCGTTTCGGCGGCGATGTGCGCGCCCGGCTTCCTGGGCGCTCCAGGTTTCCCGGGAGCCCCAGGTTTCCTAGGAGCCCCAGGTTTCCCTGGAGCCCCCGGTTTCCCCGGAGCGCCAGGTTTCCCAGGAGCGGCGGGCCTGCTGGGAGCCCACGGCGCGCTGGCAGCCGCCGGCCGCGGCTACGCGGCGCACGCCCCCGCCAACATCGTGGTGGGGGCGGGCGGCTACGTGCTCGACTCCCCCGACGTCGCCGTCGCCAAGAGCGCCCACCTCGCAGCCGTGGCAGCCACCCGAGCGCGCGACGCCGCCGTcaacgccgccgacgccgccgccgccgcccacgccggcGCCGCACCCGGACTCGCCGCTGGGTTTCCCGCTCCCGGTTTCCCAGCTCCAGGATTTCCAGCTCCAGGCTTTCCAGCTCCCGGCTTCCCCGCTCCCGGACTGGGATTCGGGCCCGGTCCTCTGGGAGCTTACGCCCCAGGGCACGGCCACGCCAACATCGTCATAGGACCGGGCGGAGTGCCGCTGGACACTCCAGAGGTGGCTGCTGGAAAAGTAGCCAACGCCGTCGCCCACCTGCAGGCCAAGGCGCGGACTGGCCACCTGGGGTGAGCGGGCAGCGGATGTGATTTTCCCGGATGGGGCTGAGGTTGACGGTCACTACACATTCCTTATTGTACAAATTAATTTATATAAACGGTGAAAAGAACTTGTAAACACTTACAGAGGACtgaataaattatattcatgaatttaacatttttttattaatgttacaTCGAGATATATCCTCTTAAAATGACTATGTAACAGAATCAGTGGCTATATGACATCATTGAAGTAtgtagaatgaaatgaaatgactttGTGGCATTGATGGGCG
This genomic interval from Schistocerca cancellata isolate TAMUIC-IGC-003103 chromosome 3, iqSchCanc2.1, whole genome shotgun sequence contains the following:
- the LOC126176110 gene encoding cuticle protein 18.7-like, producing the protein MCAPGFLGAPGFPGAPGFLGAPGFPGAPGFPGAPGFPGAAGLLGAHGALAAAGRGYAAHAPANIVVGAGGYVLDSPDVAVAKSAHLAAVAATRARDAAVNAADAAAAAHAGAAPGLAAGFPAPGFPAPGFPAPGFPAPGFPAPGLGFGPGPLGAYAPGHGHANIVIGPGGVPLDTPEVAAGKVANAVAHLQAKARTGHLG